In Blastopirellula sp. J2-11, a single genomic region encodes these proteins:
- a CDS encoding family 16 glycoside hydrolase, whose protein sequence is MKRFVALFTLLLAAPAAWAADAGADVKPPDGFHKLFNGKDLSGWKGLVASPPKRAEMSAEVLAAEQEKADASMREHWTIEDGVLVYDGKGQSLCTDKDYADFEMYVDWKIKEDGDSGIYVRGSPQIQIWDPNHWKVGSGGLYNNKKNPSAPTIIADNPIGEWNTMYVRMIGDRVTVKLNGKLVTDNVVLENYWERDKPIYPTGQIELQHHGNTLWFRNIFIRELAKPDQLEKIEEAAPAKATAVPQKDRNVLVFMRHAGFRHSSIPVGARAVQLLGDKSGAFTSKISDDLTELWPGNIDQYDGVVMVNTTGEWIQPRAEDLEQIAAKYGEKLSAAEAEAKLKKSLLDFVSSGKGLVGFHAASDANYKWPEFGQMVGGYFNAHPWHEKVGVKVDSPSHPLMAAFGGKDFSIVDEIYQFRDPYSRKAVHVLLSLDVEKTNMDKKNIRRDDGDFAVSWVRNWGAGRVFYSSLGHREEIYWNPQMLMFYLDGIQFALGDLDAETTPSVQ, encoded by the coding sequence ATGAAACGCTTCGTTGCTCTGTTCACACTGCTGCTCGCCGCACCGGCCGCTTGGGCCGCCGACGCCGGCGCTGATGTCAAGCCGCCCGATGGCTTTCACAAACTGTTCAATGGAAAAGATCTCTCCGGCTGGAAAGGTCTGGTCGCTAGTCCGCCGAAGCGGGCCGAGATGAGCGCTGAGGTTCTGGCCGCCGAGCAAGAAAAAGCGGACGCTTCGATGCGCGAGCATTGGACGATTGAAGATGGCGTGTTGGTCTACGACGGCAAAGGACAAAGCCTCTGCACCGACAAAGACTACGCCGACTTCGAGATGTACGTAGACTGGAAGATCAAAGAAGATGGCGACAGCGGCATTTATGTTCGCGGCAGCCCCCAGATTCAAATCTGGGATCCGAACCACTGGAAGGTCGGCTCCGGCGGTCTCTACAACAACAAGAAGAATCCTTCCGCGCCGACGATCATCGCTGACAACCCGATCGGCGAGTGGAACACGATGTACGTCCGCATGATCGGCGATCGCGTTACCGTTAAGCTGAACGGCAAGCTGGTGACGGATAATGTCGTGCTAGAAAACTATTGGGAACGGGACAAGCCGATCTATCCGACCGGCCAGATCGAACTGCAGCACCACGGCAATACGCTTTGGTTCCGCAACATCTTCATTCGCGAATTGGCCAAGCCTGACCAACTAGAAAAGATTGAAGAAGCGGCGCCTGCCAAAGCGACCGCAGTTCCCCAGAAAGACCGCAACGTGCTGGTCTTCATGCGTCACGCCGGTTTCCGCCATAGCTCGATCCCCGTAGGGGCTCGAGCGGTGCAATTGTTGGGCGACAAGAGCGGCGCTTTCACGTCGAAGATCAGCGACGATCTGACCGAACTGTGGCCGGGCAACATTGACCAGTACGACGGCGTCGTGATGGTCAACACGACCGGTGAATGGATCCAACCCCGCGCCGAAGACCTTGAGCAAATCGCCGCCAAGTATGGCGAAAAGCTCTCCGCCGCAGAAGCGGAAGCGAAACTGAAGAAAAGCTTGCTCGACTTCGTGTCGAGCGGGAAAGGGCTGGTCGGCTTTCATGCCGCCAGCGACGCGAACTACAAATGGCCTGAATTCGGCCAGATGGTCGGCGGTTATTTCAACGCGCACCCCTGGCACGAAAAAGTGGGCGTCAAAGTCGATAGCCCCAGCCATCCGCTGATGGCCGCTTTTGGTGGCAAAGATTTTTCGATCGTTGACGAGATCTATCAATTCCGTGATCCCTACTCACGCAAAGCGGTTCACGTGTTGCTCTCGCTCGACGTCGAGAAGACCAACATGGACAAAAAGAACATTCGTCGCGACGATGGCGATTTCGCTGTCTCTTGGGTTCGCAATTGGGGAGCAGGCCGCGTCTTCTACAGCTCGCTGGGACATCGGGAAGAAATTTATTGGAACCCGCAAATGCTGATGTTCTACCTCGACGGCATTCAGTTCGCCCTGGGTGATCTCGACGCCGAAACGACTCCCAGCGTTCAATAG
- a CDS encoding thioredoxin domain-containing protein has translation MPVSLRAALLLLLLTLVACQSSAEEPDADKQHPANHLADETSPYLLAHAHNPVDWRPWGEEALALAKQENKPIFLSIGYSSCHWCHVMEHESFTDDEIAKYLNEHFICIKVDREERPDIDHVYMTAVQIMTRGGGWPLSVFLTPEGKPFYGGTYWPARDGDRNVQVGFLTVIGRIAQFWEEKEADLRKSGDGLSNLVKEALRPRVTLQPLTLDEKLLATTDAAIAETFDAEHGGFNFSADDPNQPKFPEPATLQYLLARAQAGSAEAQKMLTITLDGIAAGGIRDHIGGGLHRYSVDRFWRIPHFEKMLYDNAQLASLYAEAHQLTGNPQYRRVAEETCDFVLREMTGPDGQFYSAIDADSEGEEGKYYRWSQAELTALLSPAQLKLAKSVYGLSGSPNFEEVYFVPELQAPIADLPQNLKLDEAQLQTQLQTLRETLLAARAKRVPPAIDTKALTAWNGLMIAGLADAGRILQRQDYLDAAARSANFLLANVTAPDGRLLRSFKDGQAKITAYVDDYAMLVDGLIALHEATGEQKWLDAAGRLTQQQIELFGDQRLGGFYFTAADAEEVIVRGKIPTDNAIPAGNSVSAGNLLYLAEQRNDAALREQAIATVRSGQSLLELAPAAAPRLMVAVEQIVNTGEKAEK, from the coding sequence ATGCCTGTTTCACTTCGCGCTGCGTTGCTGCTGTTGTTGCTGACCCTGGTCGCTTGTCAGTCATCGGCGGAAGAACCCGACGCCGACAAGCAGCATCCGGCCAATCACTTGGCCGACGAGACGAGCCCCTACTTGCTTGCGCATGCACATAACCCAGTCGATTGGCGTCCGTGGGGGGAAGAGGCGTTGGCCCTGGCCAAGCAAGAGAACAAGCCGATCTTTTTATCGATCGGCTATTCGAGCTGTCACTGGTGCCATGTGATGGAGCACGAAAGTTTTACTGATGATGAGATCGCCAAGTATTTGAACGAGCACTTCATCTGCATCAAGGTCGATCGGGAAGAACGCCCAGATATCGACCACGTTTATATGACGGCGGTGCAGATCATGACGCGCGGCGGCGGCTGGCCGTTGTCGGTCTTTTTGACCCCCGAAGGCAAACCTTTTTACGGCGGCACTTATTGGCCGGCTCGAGATGGCGATCGCAACGTGCAGGTCGGCTTTCTGACCGTCATCGGTCGCATCGCCCAATTTTGGGAAGAGAAAGAAGCGGACCTGCGCAAGAGCGGCGACGGCTTGAGCAACCTGGTCAAAGAGGCGCTGCGGCCTCGTGTGACGCTGCAACCGTTGACGCTAGACGAAAAACTGCTGGCGACAACCGACGCCGCGATCGCCGAGACCTTCGACGCCGAACATGGGGGCTTCAATTTCTCGGCTGACGATCCCAATCAACCAAAATTCCCAGAGCCGGCGACGCTGCAATACCTGCTGGCCCGCGCGCAAGCGGGCTCTGCCGAAGCGCAAAAGATGCTCACGATCACGCTGGATGGCATCGCCGCCGGCGGCATTCGCGATCACATCGGCGGCGGTCTGCATCGCTATAGCGTCGATCGCTTTTGGCGAATTCCTCACTTTGAAAAGATGCTGTACGACAACGCCCAGTTAGCGTCGCTCTACGCCGAGGCGCACCAGTTGACCGGCAATCCGCAGTATCGCCGCGTCGCCGAAGAGACGTGCGACTTTGTGTTGCGAGAAATGACCGGCCCCGACGGCCAGTTCTATTCCGCTATCGACGCTGACAGTGAAGGAGAAGAAGGAAAGTACTATCGCTGGTCGCAGGCGGAGCTAACCGCGCTCTTGTCTCCGGCTCAATTGAAGTTGGCCAAGTCGGTCTATGGTCTCAGCGGCTCTCCCAACTTTGAGGAAGTCTACTTTGTGCCAGAGCTGCAGGCTCCGATCGCCGATCTCCCGCAGAACCTCAAACTAGATGAAGCCCAGCTGCAAACGCAATTGCAAACGCTGCGTGAAACGTTGTTGGCCGCCCGCGCCAAACGGGTTCCCCCGGCGATCGACACCAAAGCGCTGACCGCGTGGAATGGGCTGATGATCGCCGGCTTGGCCGATGCCGGTCGCATTCTCCAGCGACAAGATTATCTCGACGCCGCCGCACGCAGCGCCAACTTTTTACTGGCCAACGTCACCGCGCCCGATGGTCGTTTGCTACGGAGTTTCAAAGATGGGCAAGCGAAAATCACCGCCTACGTCGACGACTATGCGATGTTGGTTGACGGCTTGATCGCGCTGCATGAAGCGACCGGCGAGCAAAAGTGGCTCGACGCCGCGGGGCGACTTACGCAACAGCAGATCGAACTGTTTGGCGATCAGCGCCTGGGCGGTTTTTACTTTACCGCGGCGGACGCCGAGGAAGTCATCGTGCGGGGAAAGATCCCGACCGACAACGCGATCCCGGCTGGCAATTCGGTTTCGGCCGGCAATCTGCTCTACCTGGCCGAACAGCGGAACGACGCCGCGTTGCGTGAGCAAGCGATCGCTACCGTGCGCAGCGGTCAGTCGTTGCTGGAATTGGCGCCGGCCGCCGCTCCGCGCCTGATGGTCGCCGTCGAGCAAATCGTCAACACCGGTGAGAAAGCGGAAAAATAG
- a CDS encoding DUF2293 domain-containing protein, with the protein MPQQTRIVSPGPAANTVRTADGQVLTPPADWSLLPPGDAGLTRRVKAAGPTWTVQEKKGRRMFSRGVLAPTATIAAQKARLEQERSTDAYAKRQASSAARREKAQGAYVEDFRGAVLQFLRFDSGHRAIADRLADAVTEHATPVGSGTVARTKRIPIEQRAESAVIAWLRHQTTAYDHMKIERVKGKRREVRRMLAEESRRLLTKYRRGEAVNLAACPLAKALTSKGTATRSAHSE; encoded by the coding sequence GTGCCACAGCAAACTCGTATCGTTTCGCCTGGTCCAGCCGCCAACACTGTCCGAACGGCGGATGGTCAAGTTCTGACGCCGCCGGCCGATTGGTCGCTGCTGCCGCCGGGAGACGCCGGCCTAACGCGACGCGTGAAAGCGGCAGGCCCAACCTGGACGGTGCAGGAGAAGAAAGGACGCCGCATGTTCTCGCGCGGCGTGTTGGCGCCGACCGCCACAATTGCGGCGCAAAAAGCGCGGCTTGAGCAAGAGCGCTCGACCGACGCCTACGCCAAACGTCAAGCTTCGAGCGCCGCACGACGTGAAAAAGCACAAGGCGCCTACGTCGAAGATTTTCGGGGCGCCGTGTTGCAGTTTCTCCGTTTCGACAGTGGTCATCGTGCGATCGCCGATCGTCTCGCCGACGCAGTGACCGAGCATGCGACGCCGGTCGGCAGCGGCACCGTCGCGCGAACCAAGCGAATCCCGATCGAGCAGCGCGCCGAATCGGCGGTGATCGCTTGGCTGCGCCATCAAACGACCGCCTACGATCACATGAAGATCGAACGGGTCAAAGGAAAACGTCGGGAAGTGCGGCGGATGCTGGCCGAAGAATCACGCCGGTTGCTGACAAAATATCGTCGCGGAGAAGCGGTCAATCTGGCCGCTTGCCCGTTGGCCAAAGCATTGACCAGCAAGGGGACAGCGACTCGGTCGGCGCATTCCGAGTGA
- a CDS encoding ThuA domain-containing protein: protein MSRFRTYSPVWALLAVLAICTSVSAEDAPKKLKGLLITGGCCHDYPNQVKIITEGLSQRVNIEWDVALTGSGKDIKVPVYENHDWIKPYDVVVHNECYGDVTDVDFVEGIVKAHTETGVPAIVVHCSMHSYRNADTDEWRKLLGVTSRSHESHHPIDVVTLASDDPIMTGFPKVWKRPVAELYKIEKQWPKMKPLAQAYGKDTKKDHTVIWTNQYGKAKVFGTTLGHHNETMNTDEWLGVVSRGMLWTLDALNEDGTPKEGFAGTGVAAIDLSKPNPDAGKSPKPASKK, encoded by the coding sequence ATGTCTCGCTTTCGCACCTACTCGCCCGTTTGGGCATTGCTCGCCGTCTTGGCGATTTGCACGTCAGTCAGCGCTGAAGACGCGCCGAAAAAGCTGAAAGGCCTGCTGATTACCGGCGGCTGTTGTCACGACTATCCGAACCAGGTGAAGATCATCACCGAAGGTCTCAGCCAACGAGTCAATATCGAATGGGACGTTGCGCTGACCGGCAGCGGCAAAGATATTAAAGTGCCGGTCTACGAAAATCATGATTGGATCAAGCCGTATGACGTGGTCGTGCATAACGAATGCTACGGCGACGTAACCGATGTTGATTTCGTCGAGGGAATCGTCAAAGCTCACACCGAAACCGGCGTACCGGCGATCGTCGTTCACTGCTCGATGCACAGCTATCGCAATGCCGATACCGACGAGTGGCGCAAGCTGCTGGGCGTCACCTCGCGCAGCCATGAGAGCCATCACCCGATCGACGTGGTCACGCTGGCCTCTGATGATCCGATCATGACCGGCTTCCCCAAGGTCTGGAAGCGACCGGTCGCCGAGCTTTACAAGATCGAAAAGCAATGGCCCAAGATGAAGCCGCTCGCCCAAGCCTACGGCAAAGACACCAAGAAAGATCACACTGTCATCTGGACCAACCAGTACGGCAAAGCGAAAGTCTTTGGCACGACGCTCGGTCATCACAACGAAACGATGAACACCGACGAGTGGCTAGGAGTCGTCTCGCGCGGCATGCTCTGGACGCTTGACGCGCTCAACGAAGACGGTACGCCGAAAGAAGGCTTCGCCGGAACCGGAGTCGCCGCGATCGACCTCTCGAAGCCGAATCCAGACGCCGGCAAATCGCCGAAACCGGCTAGTAAGAAGTAG
- a CDS encoding ABC transporter substrate-binding protein: MPRFIAFLLLLTLLGCGTQENGDSQSDSDGPTLRKVRLALNWFPEAEHGGFYAAQQEGYFAEEGLDVEIIPGGPGVPVIQQVAQGNVEFAVANADQVILGREQMANVVALMSPLEKSPRCILLHADSPIKTWDELSNCTLAMNSGRTFAAYLQKKLPLKDVRIVPYNGNLAQFFSDPNFTQQAYVFSEPYIAQEKGVKTRSLMVHELGFNPYTSIMITSDDLLQAEKELTIKMTRACLRGWKHYLDSPKSTNEQISSLNPELDVAALEFGAKEIRQLALSTKDDQYGRMTLARWTELLDQMVEVGAVKQGQVQPDACFAVDIFALATQQ; the protein is encoded by the coding sequence ATGCCGCGCTTCATCGCATTTCTGTTGCTGCTGACGCTCCTCGGATGTGGAACCCAAGAAAATGGGGACTCGCAATCCGACAGTGATGGCCCGACGCTGCGCAAAGTGCGATTGGCGCTCAATTGGTTCCCCGAAGCGGAGCATGGTGGATTTTACGCCGCCCAGCAGGAAGGTTATTTTGCGGAAGAAGGCCTGGATGTCGAGATCATCCCCGGCGGTCCTGGGGTTCCGGTCATTCAGCAAGTGGCGCAAGGGAACGTAGAATTCGCGGTCGCAAACGCTGACCAGGTGATTCTTGGCCGCGAACAAATGGCGAACGTGGTGGCGCTGATGTCGCCGCTGGAAAAGAGCCCCCGTTGCATCTTGCTGCACGCTGATTCTCCGATCAAAACCTGGGACGAGCTTTCGAACTGCACGTTAGCGATGAACTCTGGTCGTACGTTCGCGGCTTATTTGCAAAAGAAACTGCCGCTGAAAGATGTGCGGATCGTTCCCTATAACGGCAATTTGGCCCAATTTTTTAGTGATCCAAATTTCACGCAGCAAGCGTACGTCTTCAGTGAGCCGTACATAGCGCAGGAAAAGGGAGTCAAAACCCGGTCGTTGATGGTGCACGAGCTAGGGTTCAATCCTTACACCAGTATTATGATCACCAGCGACGATCTACTGCAGGCCGAAAAAGAGCTCACGATCAAGATGACCCGAGCCTGTTTGCGCGGCTGGAAGCACTACCTTGATTCGCCCAAATCAACGAATGAGCAGATCTCTTCGCTCAATCCCGAACTGGATGTCGCCGCACTAGAATTTGGCGCCAAAGAGATTCGCCAGCTGGCGCTCTCCACCAAAGACGATCAGTACGGGCGAATGACGCTCGCTCGGTGGACCGAACTGCTCGATCAAATGGTCGAGGTCGGCGCGGTCAAGCAAGGTCAGGTCCAACCCGACGCTTGCTTCGCCGTCGACATCTTCGCGTTGGCGACGCAGCAATAA
- a CDS encoding FHA domain-containing protein yields the protein MSSIFVWNPKVMIATHKQFAPSPASEPKVRVLRLEVIGGAMDAQEMLLQLPVRIGRGAGANLQLSHPLVAEEHCEILVRGEEILVRDLGSENGTFVNRDRIDLAQLAPGQLLTIGDVTFRAVVE from the coding sequence ATGTCTTCGATTTTCGTGTGGAACCCAAAAGTAATGATCGCGACCCATAAACAATTCGCTCCGTCTCCGGCATCCGAACCGAAGGTCCGTGTCCTTCGGCTGGAAGTAATCGGCGGCGCGATGGATGCTCAAGAGATGTTACTGCAACTGCCGGTTCGGATCGGCCGCGGCGCCGGCGCCAACTTGCAGCTCAGCCATCCCCTAGTCGCTGAAGAGCATTGCGAAATTTTGGTTCGCGGCGAAGAGATCTTGGTCCGCGATCTGGGCTCGGAGAACGGCACCTTCGTCAATCGCGATCGGATCGATCTCGCCCAACTTGCGCCGGGTCAATTGCTGACGATCGGCGACGTCACCTTCCGGGCGGTCGTCGAATAA
- the infA gene encoding translation initiation factor IF-1 has product MAKKEEALEVDGTVTQALANTRFRVQLDDGPTIMAHVAGKMRKHFIRIVPGDRVRVELSPYDLTKGRIVFRER; this is encoded by the coding sequence ATGGCTAAGAAAGAAGAAGCCCTCGAAGTCGACGGCACCGTAACGCAAGCCCTGGCGAATACCCGTTTTCGCGTGCAGCTTGACGACGGCCCGACGATTATGGCTCATGTGGCCGGCAAGATGCGTAAGCACTTTATTCGTATTGTGCCGGGAGATCGCGTTCGCGTGGAGCTCTCCCCCTACGATTTGACCAAGGGTCGCATCGTTTTCCGCGAACGGTAA
- a CDS encoding dual specificity protein phosphatase family protein, which produces MIRLFRRWRWWDRIDEHVIIGALPSEKIATEIIAAGVTAVVNTCQEYAGPLATYAKSGVEQLHLPTIDFVPPSLEDVKRGVEFIDQQITAGKQVYIHCKAGRARSATIVICWLIKAKEMTPTEAQLFLISKRPQTLRSVHRRPVVEQFYQWWLKEKSQRAAPVDGASPDQANPSE; this is translated from the coding sequence ATGATTCGCCTTTTTCGCCGCTGGCGATGGTGGGATCGCATTGATGAGCACGTAATAATCGGCGCACTCCCGTCCGAAAAAATCGCCACGGAGATCATCGCGGCCGGCGTAACCGCCGTAGTGAACACTTGCCAGGAGTATGCCGGCCCCCTTGCGACGTACGCCAAATCAGGCGTCGAACAGCTCCATTTGCCGACGATCGACTTCGTTCCCCCTTCGCTGGAAGATGTGAAACGAGGGGTCGAGTTCATCGATCAGCAGATCACCGCCGGCAAGCAGGTTTACATCCATTGCAAAGCGGGCCGAGCTCGCAGCGCTACGATTGTCATCTGCTGGCTGATCAAAGCGAAAGAGATGACCCCCACCGAGGCGCAGCTCTTTTTGATCAGCAAACGCCCGCAAACGCTGCGCAGCGTCCATCGTCGCCCGGTGGTGGAGCAGTTTTATCAGTGGTGGCTGAAAGAAAAGTCGCAGCGCGCGGCGCCAGTAGATGGGGCATCGCCAGATCAGGCGAACCCGTCGGAGTAA
- the epmB gene encoding EF-P beta-lysylation protein EpmB gives MRIVTPSGDPVRSASANDFPQPVRWQNAMKAALRDPAELCRLLQLPAACTEAAIAAASDFPLFVPREFAAKMTLGDPHDPLLVQVLPVLQELDSPQGFTADPVGDDQAVLTPGLLQKYAGRALLVTTGACAVHCRYCFRRHFPYAEVPSGVAAWSEAVAALAADSSIQEVLLSGGDPLTLADATLAQLAQQLAAIPHLRRIRIHTRLPIMIPQRINDQLLSWLVGTRLTPIVVIHANHPRELDLPVLAAIDRLNQAGVMVLNQAVLLAGVNDDVDVLAELSERLIDQRVTPYYLHQLDRVKGAAHFEVPRERGVDLIRQLRARLPGYAVPRYVEEIAGEPNKTIIA, from the coding sequence ATGCGTATTGTAACTCCCTCTGGCGATCCTGTCCGCAGCGCTTCGGCCAACGATTTTCCGCAACCGGTCCGTTGGCAAAACGCGATGAAGGCGGCGCTGCGCGATCCGGCCGAACTTTGCCGCCTTTTGCAACTTCCTGCGGCCTGCACAGAAGCGGCGATCGCCGCCGCGAGCGACTTTCCGTTGTTCGTCCCCCGCGAGTTCGCCGCCAAAATGACCCTTGGCGACCCGCACGATCCGCTGTTGGTTCAAGTCTTGCCGGTTTTGCAGGAACTTGATTCACCACAAGGGTTTACGGCAGATCCTGTTGGCGACGATCAGGCCGTCTTAACCCCTGGCTTGTTACAGAAGTACGCCGGCCGAGCGCTGTTGGTGACCACTGGCGCGTGCGCCGTCCACTGCCGCTATTGCTTTCGGCGACACTTTCCCTATGCCGAGGTTCCCAGCGGAGTCGCCGCCTGGAGCGAGGCGGTCGCCGCTTTGGCCGCCGATTCGTCGATTCAGGAAGTTTTGCTTTCCGGGGGGGATCCGCTCACGCTGGCCGATGCGACTTTGGCTCAATTGGCCCAGCAGCTTGCGGCGATTCCCCACTTGCGGAGGATCCGCATTCATACGCGTCTGCCGATCATGATTCCTCAGCGAATCAACGATCAACTTCTCTCGTGGTTGGTCGGAACGCGACTGACGCCGATTGTCGTTATCCATGCAAATCACCCGCGAGAACTCGATCTGCCGGTTCTGGCCGCGATCGATCGACTGAACCAAGCCGGCGTGATGGTGCTCAACCAGGCGGTGCTGCTGGCCGGCGTCAACGACGATGTCGACGTGCTGGCCGAACTTTCAGAGCGACTCATCGACCAGCGAGTAACCCCTTATTACTTGCACCAACTCGATCGCGTCAAAGGGGCCGCCCATTTCGAGGTTCCGCGCGAGCGGGGAGTCGATCTCATCCGCCAACTGCGAGCGCGACTACCCGGCTATGCGGTGCCACGGTACGTCGAAGAAATCGCCGGAGAGCCGAACAAGACGATCATCGCGTAA
- a CDS encoding right-handed parallel beta-helix repeat-containing protein: MSHRIRLPLLSATLLFCLATSAVAQSTVRDFGAKGDGVADDTAAIQKMVDSGVQSIHFPAGVYRLTKTISIQLNEVGPVAISGDGTATLKMEAAGPALQLIGTHAGTAAPQTVKPNVWEKQRTPLIDGLEIVGAHSEAVGIEINGAMQPTLTRLSVRKCLHGVVLTGRNRNVLVGECHLYENSGVGLYLIDLNLHQINIANSHISYNDAGGVVVRNSEIRNLHIGTCDIEANMSVEHPEAANVLFDVTAGSMREAAIVGCTIQHSSVPECANVRLLGQPEMPYKVGHVTIADNVMCDVAYNIDLKHARSVTIVGNALFRAKEASIQAENCSNLVIGANVLDRILDYGPANTNNSVRLIDCRDSTIQGLHINGDADPEAALKLTNCSRINVQGCTILDGKNYALWIDGGEKIRLSGCLFDGQGASKAIHKTGETESIQLDDVASISVEK, from the coding sequence ATGTCGCACCGTATCCGCCTGCCGTTGCTTTCGGCAACTCTGTTGTTTTGTCTCGCGACTTCCGCTGTCGCCCAATCCACCGTGCGCGACTTTGGAGCCAAAGGGGACGGCGTCGCCGATGACACGGCCGCGATTCAAAAGATGGTTGACTCCGGCGTGCAGTCGATTCACTTTCCCGCTGGCGTTTATCGACTCACCAAGACGATCTCCATTCAACTCAACGAGGTTGGTCCGGTCGCGATCAGCGGCGACGGGACGGCGACCCTCAAGATGGAAGCGGCTGGCCCGGCTCTGCAACTGATCGGCACGCACGCCGGCACCGCTGCTCCGCAGACGGTCAAGCCGAACGTTTGGGAGAAACAGCGAACTCCGCTGATTGACGGACTCGAGATCGTCGGCGCTCATTCTGAAGCGGTCGGTATTGAAATCAACGGCGCGATGCAGCCGACGTTGACGCGACTCTCGGTTCGCAAATGCCTGCACGGCGTCGTCTTAACCGGCCGCAATCGAAACGTACTGGTCGGCGAGTGTCATCTGTACGAGAACAGCGGCGTTGGACTCTATTTAATCGATCTCAATTTGCATCAGATCAACATCGCCAACAGCCACATCAGCTACAACGACGCAGGCGGCGTCGTGGTGCGAAATAGCGAGATCCGCAATTTGCATATCGGCACATGCGACATCGAAGCGAATATGTCGGTCGAACACCCCGAAGCTGCGAACGTGCTGTTTGACGTCACCGCCGGATCGATGCGCGAAGCCGCGATCGTTGGCTGCACGATTCAACATTCGTCGGTTCCTGAGTGCGCCAATGTTCGTCTGCTGGGGCAACCCGAGATGCCGTACAAAGTGGGCCATGTCACGATCGCCGACAACGTCATGTGCGATGTGGCCTACAACATTGATCTGAAACATGCTCGTAGCGTGACGATCGTCGGCAACGCGCTGTTTCGCGCCAAAGAGGCGAGCATCCAGGCCGAGAACTGTTCGAACCTGGTGATCGGCGCCAACGTGCTGGACCGGATTCTCGACTATGGACCGGCCAACACCAACAATTCGGTTCGTCTGATCGATTGCCGTGACAGCACCATCCAAGGTCTGCACATCAACGGCGACGCTGACCCCGAGGCGGCGCTGAAATTGACGAATTGCTCCCGCATCAACGTGCAAGGCTGCACGATCCTAGACGGCAAAAACTATGCGTTGTGGATCGATGGCGGCGAAAAAATCAGGCTCAGCGGCTGCTTGTTCGACGGACAAGGCGCCAGCAAGGCTATCCATAAAACAGGCGAAACGGAGAGCATCCAATTGGACGACGTGGCCAGTATTTCGGTCGAGAAGTAA
- the efp gene encoding elongation factor P, protein MQYGTSDFRKGLKVQIDGEPYLMTECNFVKPGKGNALYKCRLRNLIRGSSLDRTYRGGETLESADVSETDCQFLYAQGDKFVFMENTTFEQYEMTKEQIDDAWKYLKDGMQCMATLYNDFPITINPPIHVELEITYCEPGVRGDTATNVSKPATVETGAEILVPAFVNLGDVVRIDTRTGDYVERVKK, encoded by the coding sequence GTGCAGTACGGTACCAGCGACTTCCGCAAAGGCTTGAAAGTCCAGATCGATGGCGAACCTTACCTGATGACGGAATGCAATTTCGTCAAACCGGGAAAAGGGAACGCTCTTTACAAATGCCGCCTACGAAATTTGATTCGCGGTTCGTCGCTTGATCGAACCTATCGCGGCGGTGAAACGCTGGAATCGGCCGACGTTTCGGAAACCGACTGCCAGTTTTTGTACGCTCAAGGCGACAAGTTCGTCTTCATGGAAAACACGACATTTGAGCAGTACGAAATGACCAAGGAGCAGATCGACGACGCTTGGAAGTACCTGAAAGACGGCATGCAATGCATGGCGACTTTGTACAACGACTTTCCGATTACGATCAATCCGCCGATCCATGTCGAGTTGGAAATCACCTACTGCGAACCGGGCGTTCGCGGCGATACGGCGACTAACGTTTCGAAGCCGGCGACGGTGGAAACAGGCGCCGAAATTTTGGTCCCTGCGTTTGTCAATCTCGGCGATGTGGTCCGCATCGATACGCGTACCGGCGATTATGTCGAGCGGGTCAAGAAATAA